Proteins encoded by one window of Anopheles maculipalpis chromosome 2RL, idAnoMacuDA_375_x, whole genome shotgun sequence:
- the LOC126558964 gene encoding uncharacterized protein LOC126558964, translating into MSFIVLLFLLGTTLAQSDQSGQQSQQAQQQALKPLGNVEKPLQLENPAYDPSLYQKFLPQDAVQQYVHSYTGHPYPVTPYFGGAPFDAATAFAAIPTGGFEGFLIPATVEKDSPSLLTSMRTLLPSARSLVTFVGRLVSVLVGSVGVLFFGTILTSLTCFFTPFCTLSFRNAKFLTGAQETAQEIVETVGEQVTPERVKRAAEFLYTAIDRFQRLNNVVKEATERKAAKRS; encoded by the coding sequence ATGTCGTTCATTGTGTTACTTTTTCTGCTCGGAACTACGTTGGCCCAGTCCGATCAATCGGGCCAACAATCACAGCAAGCGCAACAACAAGCACTTAAGCCGCTCGGAAATGTAGAGAAACCATTGCAGCTGGAAAATCCTGCCTATGACCCATCACTGTACCAAAAGTTCCTGCCACAGGATGCCGTCCAGCAGTACGTACACTCGTACACTGGACATCCCTATCCAGTGACGCCTTACTTCGGTGGTGCTCCGTTCGATGCGGCTACCGCTTTCGCTGCCATCCCGACCGGAGGATTCGAAGGCTTTCTCATCCCAGCTACGGTAGAGAAGGATTCACCGTCACTGCTAACCTCGATGCGCACCCTACTCCCAAGTGCACGATCGCTGGTCACGTTCGTTGGCCGACTAGTGTCCGTGTTGGTCGGATCGGTCGGTGTGCTGTTCTTCGGTACGATCCTAACATCGCTCACCTGTTTCTTCACCCCGTTCTGCACACTGTCGTTCCGCAATGCAAAGTTTCTTACCGGAGCACAAGAGACGGCACAGGAGATCGTGGAGACGGTTGGTGAGCAGGTCACTCCCGAGCGGGTTAAACGTGCGGCCGAATTCCTGTACACCGCCATCGATCGTTTC
- the LOC126559025 gene encoding glutathione S-transferase D7 produces the protein MTPVLYYLPPSPPCRSVLLLAKMIGVELDLKTLNVMEGEQLKPDFVELNPQHCIPTLDDHGLVLWESRVILSYLVSAYGKDENLYPKDFRSRAIVDQRLHFDLGTLYQRVVDYYFPTIQLGAHLDQTKKAKLAEALGWFEAMLKQYQWSAANHFTIADIALCVTVSQIEAFQFDLHPYPKVRAWLQKCKDELQGHGYKEINETGAETLAGLFRSKLKQ, from the exons ATGACGCCGGTGCTGTACTATCTGCCACCATCGCCACCGTGCCgatcggtgctgctgctggccaaGATGATCGGTGTGGAGTTGGATCTAAAAACACTCAACGTAATGGAAGGCGAACAACTGAAACCAGACTTTGTAGAGCTGAACCCACAGCACTGCATACCAACGCTGGACGATCACGGGCTGGTGCTATGGGAAAG TCGCGTCATTCTCTCGTACCTGGTGTCAGCTTACGGCAAGGACGAGAACCTCTATCCAAAAGATTTTCGTTCCCGTGCCATCGTCGATCAGCGCTTACACTTCGATCTCGGTACACTCTATCAGCGTGTCGTCGATTACTAT TTTCCAACCATCCAGCTCGGTGCACACCTCGACCAGACGAAGAAGGCAAAATTAGCCGAAGCGCTCGGCTGGTTCGAGGCAATGTTAAAGCAATACCAATGGTCGGCAGCCAACCACTTCACGATAGCGGACATTGCGCTGTGCGTGACGGTGTCACAAATTGAAGCATTCCAGTTCGACCTCCATCCGTATCCTAAGGTGCGGGCCTGGTTGCAGAAGTGCAAGGATGAGCTGCAGGGGCACGGTTACaaagaaattaatgaaaccGGAGCCGAAACTTTAGCGGGTCTGTTTCGATCGAAGCTGAAGCAGTAG
- the LOC126559023 gene encoding glutathione S-transferase 1 isoform X2, with the protein MDFYYLPGSAPCRAVQMTAAAVGVELNLKLTDLMAGEHMKPEFLKINPQHCIPTLVDNGFALWESRAICTYLAEKYGKDDKLYPKDPQKRAVVNQRLYFDMGTLYQRFADYYYPQIFAKQPANAENEQKMKDAVSFLNTFLDGQKYVAGDSLTVADLTILATVSTYDVAGFDLSKYPHVAAWYENIRKEAPGAAINQAGVEEFKKYFEK; encoded by the exons ATGGATTTCTACTACCTTCCCGGATCTGCCCCGTGCCGTGCCGTACAGATGACGGCCGCTGCCGTTGGCGTCGAGCTGAACCTGAAGCTAACCGACCTGATGGCCGGTGAGCACATGAAGCCGGAATTTTTGAAG ATTAACCCCCAACACTGTATTCCGACGCTGGTCGACAATGGATTCGCGCTCTGGGAGTCGCGCGCCATCTGTACATATCTAGCCGAGAAGTACGGCAAGGACGATAAGCTTTACCCGAAGGATCCGCAGAAGCGTGCCGTCGTTAACCAGCGGCTGTACTTCGACATGGGCACCCTGTACCAGCGCTTTGCCGATTACTACTATCCGCAAATCTTCGCCAAGCAGCCGGCAAATGCAGAAAACGAGCAGAAGATGAAAGATGCCGTTAGCTTTCTGAACACCTTCCTGGACGGGCAAAAGTATGTGGCGGGTGACAGTCTTACGGTCGCGGATCTTACCATCTTGGCCACGGTTTCGACGTACGACGTTGCCGGGTTCGATCTGTCCAAGTATCCGCACGTCGCTGCCTGGTACGAAAACATTCGCAAGGAAGCGCCCGGTGCCGCGATTAATCAGGCCGGCGTTGAGGAGTTTAAGAAGTACTTTGAAAAGTAA
- the LOC126559023 gene encoding glutathione S-transferase 1 isoform X1: MDFYYLPGSAPCRAVQMTAAAVGVELNLKLTDLMAGEHMKPEFLKLNPQHCIPTLVDEDGFVLWESRAIQIYLVEKYGAHDEALAERLYPRDPRRRAVVHQRLFFDVAILYQRFAEYYYPQIFGKKVAGDPDRLRSMEQALEFLNTFLEGERFVAGGDDPTIADFSILASIATFEAAGYDLRRYENIYRWYERTSEIVPAADKNFEGAKIFGRYFTEK; this comes from the exons ATGGATTTCTACTACCTTCCCGGATCTGCCCCGTGCCGTGCCGTACAGATGACGGCCGCTGCCGTTGGCGTCGAGCTGAACCTGAAGCTAACCGACCTGATGGCCGGTGAGCACATGAAGCCGGAATTTTTGAAG ctAAACCCACAACACTGCATTCCGACACTGGTCGATGAGGACGGGTTCGTGCTGTGGGAGTCGCGTGCGATCCAGATCTATCTCGTCGAGAAGTACGGTGCCCACGATGAAGCCCTCGCCGAACGACTCTACCCGCGTGATCCGCGTCGTCGCGCTGTCGTCCACCAGCGACTGTTCTTCGACGTGGCCATACTTTACCAACGCTTTGCCGAGTACTACTACCCGCAGATCTTCGGCAAGAAGGTGGCTGGTGATCCGGACCGGTTGCGCTCGATGGAGCAGGCACTCGAATTTCTCAACACCTTCCTCGAGGGTGAACGGTTTGTTGCGGGCGGGGACGATCCAACGATCGCGGACTTTAGCATTTTGGCTTCGATCGCAACGTTCGAGGCGGCCGGGTATGATTTGCGCCGGTATGAAAACATCTACCGGTGGTACGAGCGCACAAGTGAGATAGTGCCGGCAGCTGATAAAAATTTCGAGGGTGCCAAAATTTTTGGACGCTACTTCACAGAAAAATGA
- the LOC126559906 gene encoding glutathione S-transferase 1-like, translating to PSQLNPQHCVPTLVDNGFALWESRAIMCYLVEKYGSTTDESLYPSDPQRRAIVNQRLYFDMGTLYQRFGDYYYPQIFEGAPANESNYAKIGEALAFLETFLEGEQFVAKGKTISLADISVYATLTTFEVAGYDFSGYSNVVRWYKSVTACIPGADTNRTWAEAARPYFDKVKH from the coding sequence CCTTCGCAGCTAAATCCACAGCACTGTGTACCGACACTGGTGGACAACGGTTTTGCTTTGTGGGAGTCCCGTGCCATCATGTGCTATCTGGTAGAGAAGTATGGTAGCACAACGGACGAATCCTTGTACCCAAGCGATCCTCAGCGGCGAGCGATCGTAAATCAACGGCTGTACTTCGACATGGGTACACTGTACCAGCGCTTTGGTGACTACTACTATCCGCAGATCTTCGAAGGTGCTCCGGCGAACGAATCCAATTATGCAAAAATTGGAGAAGCCTTAGCGTTTCTTGAAACTTTTCTCGAGGGTGAGCAGTTTGttgcgaaaggaaaaaccatTTCACTGGCCGATATAAGTGTCTACGCAACACTTACCACGTTCGAGGTGGCTGGTTATGATTTCAGTGGGTATAGTAATGTCGTAAGGTGGTACAAAAGCGTGACTGCTTGTATTCCCGGTGCGGATACAAATCGTACCTGGGCTGAAGCTGCAAGACCATATTTTGATAAGGTTAAACATTGA